In Planctomycetota bacterium, a single genomic region encodes these proteins:
- the lexA gene encoding transcriptional repressor LexA — protein sequence MNITPRQLDVMVAIRDYRYLNGVAPTMQELADQLGTSKVTIFEHVGALEKKGLLTRDKHKARSLTISADAPLPDEERASKLPLVGSIAAGSPIEAVENREELDLEQLYSRPNGVFVLKVRGESMIEDHLCDGDYVVVERRDSCRNGEQVVALLDTGEATLKRFYKEGKDVRLQPANHTMEPKIVPADAVRVQGVVIGLLRSY from the coding sequence ATGAACATCACGCCACGCCAGCTCGACGTCATGGTCGCCATCCGCGACTACCGCTATCTCAACGGCGTCGCCCCGACCATGCAGGAGCTGGCCGACCAGCTCGGCACGAGCAAGGTCACCATCTTCGAGCACGTCGGCGCTCTCGAGAAGAAGGGCCTGCTCACCCGCGATAAACACAAGGCCCGCTCGCTGACCATCTCCGCCGACGCGCCGCTGCCCGACGAAGAGCGGGCCAGCAAGCTGCCGCTGGTAGGCTCCATCGCCGCGGGTTCGCCGATCGAGGCCGTGGAAAACCGCGAGGAACTCGATCTCGAGCAGCTCTACAGCCGGCCGAACGGCGTCTTCGTCCTCAAGGTGCGCGGCGAGAGCATGATCGAAGACCATCTCTGCGACGGCGACTATGTCGTCGTCGAACGCCGCGACAGCTGCCGCAACGGCGAACAGGTCGTCGCCCTTCTCGACACTGGTGAGGCGACCCTCAAGCGGTTTTACAAAGAAGGCAAAGACGTCCGACTCCAGCCGGCGAACCACACGATGGAGCCGAAGATCGTTCCGGCCGATGCAGTGCGCGTTCAGGGCGTGGTGATCGGGCTGCTGCGTAGCTATTAG